A single genomic interval of Hyalangium minutum harbors:
- a CDS encoding RidA family protein: MSKRDAIFPANRHGLYEAHRYSAAIRSGDLLFVSGQVGSREDGSPEPVFADQVRRAFANLRAVLSAAGCTFDDVIDVTTFHTDPEAQFETIMAVRGEEIGEPPYPNWTAVGVNWLAGFDFEIKVIARIPAAE, encoded by the coding sequence ATGTCCAAGCGTGACGCGATCTTCCCGGCAAACCGCCATGGGCTGTACGAAGCGCATCGCTACTCTGCCGCCATCCGCTCCGGCGATCTTCTCTTCGTATCCGGGCAGGTCGGCAGCCGTGAGGACGGCTCGCCTGAGCCGGTTTTCGCGGATCAGGTCCGGCGAGCCTTCGCCAACCTGCGCGCGGTCCTGTCGGCAGCGGGATGCACCTTCGACGACGTGATCGACGTCACCACCTTCCACACCGACCCGGAGGCTCAGTTCGAAACGATCATGGCCGTACGCGGCGAGGAAATCGGCGAGCCGCCCTACCCAAACTGGACTGCGGTTGGCGTGAACTGGCTTGCCGGCTTTGACTTCGAGATCAAGGTCATCGCCCGCATTCCTGCGGCCGAGTGA
- a CDS encoding sigma-54-dependent Fis family transcriptional regulator yields MPELTFFRRGVEVLRVALERPRVVLGRAEDSDIVIPDPHVSRQHAALRQDGSRWLLEDLSGQGIVVAGQRLQHGELLDGTSLQLGQWVAVFRERGSAGLVGPTRTQRGTELQPREGPEETRLPPIQVRVKQGTTEYVYTPDPGSFTVGKDPSNAVVIQDRYISSRHLEVRQLDAGFHVRDLSSTNGTYLDGVRLFEAEVPLNTVLRVGETELFFEPLHLGPEPASFHDIVGTAPAVRHLVELIQRVAPSHLPVMVLGESGTGKEMVAKALHACSPRAEKPFIPLHCAALAPGVLESELFGHEKGAFTGADTRRTGAFEAAHGGTLFLDEVGEMPLEVQAKLLRVL; encoded by the coding sequence ATGCCAGAACTCACATTCTTTCGCCGGGGCGTGGAAGTGCTCCGCGTCGCGCTGGAGCGCCCGCGCGTGGTGCTCGGCCGCGCCGAGGACAGTGACATCGTCATTCCGGATCCTCACGTGAGCCGCCAGCACGCGGCGCTGCGACAGGACGGCTCGCGCTGGCTGCTGGAGGACTTGTCGGGCCAGGGCATCGTGGTGGCGGGCCAGCGGCTGCAGCACGGGGAGCTCCTGGATGGAACGAGCCTGCAGTTGGGCCAGTGGGTCGCGGTGTTCCGAGAGCGCGGCTCCGCAGGCCTTGTGGGCCCCACCCGGACACAGCGCGGCACCGAGCTGCAGCCGCGCGAGGGCCCCGAGGAGACCCGCCTGCCGCCCATCCAGGTGCGCGTGAAGCAAGGCACCACCGAGTACGTGTACACACCGGACCCCGGCAGCTTCACGGTGGGCAAGGACCCGAGCAACGCGGTGGTCATCCAGGACCGGTACATCTCCAGCCGGCACCTGGAAGTGCGGCAGCTCGATGCGGGCTTCCACGTCCGAGACTTGAGCTCCACCAATGGCACGTACCTGGACGGGGTGCGTCTGTTCGAGGCGGAGGTGCCACTGAACACGGTGCTGCGGGTGGGCGAGACGGAGCTGTTCTTCGAGCCGCTGCACCTGGGCCCGGAGCCGGCGTCTTTTCACGACATCGTGGGCACGGCTCCAGCGGTGCGGCACCTGGTGGAGCTCATTCAGCGGGTGGCGCCCTCCCACCTGCCGGTGATGGTGTTGGGCGAGTCCGGCACGGGCAAGGAGATGGTGGCCAAGGCGCTGCACGCGTGCTCGCCGCGGGCCGAAAAGCCCTTCATCCCCCTCCACTGCGCGGCGCTGGCGCCGGGGGTGCTGGAGAGCGAGCTGTTTGGCCACGAGAAGGGCGCCTTCACCGGCGCGGACACCCGGCGCACGGGGGCCTTCGAGGCGGCGCACGGCGGCACCCTCTTCCTGGACGAGGTGGGGGAGATGCCGCTGGAGGTGCAGGCCAAGCTGCTGCGCGTGCTGGA